A window from Centropristis striata isolate RG_2023a ecotype Rhode Island chromosome 4, C.striata_1.0, whole genome shotgun sequence encodes these proteins:
- the aamdc gene encoding mth938 domain-containing protein translates to MSSPEIASLSWGQMKVKGCSSTYKDCKVWPGGSRAWDWRETGTEHRPGVQPADLEEVLKKGIDLLVIGRGMNEVLQVPSTTVDFVKQKGVDVRVLQTEKAVAEYNKLAGQGAKVGGVFHSTC, encoded by the exons ATGTCCTCTCCAGAGATCGCCTCTCTCTCCTGGGGCCAGATGAAGGTGAAGGGATGCTCCTCCACCTACAAGGACTGTAAGGTCTGGCCTGGAGGCAGCCGGGCCTGGGACTGGAGAGAGACTGGAACCGAA CATCGACCAGGAGTCCAGCCAGCTGATCTGGAGGAGGTGCTGAAGAAGGGAATAGACTTGCTGGTCATCGGCAGAGGCATGAATGAAGTTCTGCAG GTTCCCTCCACCACTGTGGACTTTGTGAAGCAGAAAGGCGTCGATGTCCGAGTCCTGCAGACGGAGAAGGCCGTCGCTGAATACAACAAACTGGCCGGCCAGGGCGCCAAAGTGGGCGGAGTCTTCCACTCAACCTGCTGA